The sequence below is a genomic window from Macrobrachium nipponense isolate FS-2020 chromosome 40, ASM1510439v2, whole genome shotgun sequence.
tataatggacGTTATCAGGATAAGATAAGAGATGATTGTGAAAGACAGAGGTGGTTTGGTCATATGGGGAGAATGGAGAACCGTAGGCCTGTCATATGCGCGAGTGATTTGGAAGCTCTAGAATGAAGGAAGAAAATGAGATTATGGAAGAGCTACATGGCATGCGAGATATACTAGAGCAAAAGGGCTTTGGTAGTCAGTAAAAAGAAGTAAGTGTTCTAAGAAAAGTCAAATTCATtcatggtttttatatatatatctactttgaCAGTTACAAAGCAAAAACGCCACTTGTATAATTTTCCGGTATATTCTATCTTGTTTTCAGCCACTGTGACTAGTTTCAATtcatcatcattgtcattatGTCACCATAGAATTCCCACAATGTCACTAGATATTCGTAAAATCTTCACTGGTTGTGTCGACGGTCCGTTAGCGAGTGTCTGGGACTATATTCTCGTAAtcaagttttcaattttttaCGCTTTTTGccggaaaattatatatatatatatatatatatatatatatatatatatatatatatatatatatatatatatatatatgattagttaATATTTATCCAGTTACGATTATTCATAATGGTAAGTTAAGATGAGCAGAATGAAATCCGATCACCACTCATGCATCTCGAGTAGTCAGTCTTTTGAAGCGTCCAATGCAACGTCTGGCGACCATGAGTGGGAAGGCTCCTATAACGAGAGAGCTCCTTCATAGACTCTTTTGTTGTCCCATACAGTTGTTGAATGGCCAAGCCGGACTGTTCTTCTTTAAGAGCGAAGGggtgcggggggagggggagaaaaatAGACCAGCAGACGGAGTCGAAGTTTTGCACAAAAGACCGACGCCATTGCAACCCTGGTTTAGGGGAGGGTTTTAAGTTCACAGCTCCAAATCTGTGTACGTCCTCTTTTTACGGGTTGCGTTGCAGATGTTATGCGGTAGTGTTCCTTGCGTTCGGTCTGAAGATCTCCCAAGTTTCTTGTTTATGGTGCATGAATTTGTTAGGATGCTAATCACGCCATAGGCTTACATTTTCTATTTTTGAtgctctctcttttatttcatttattttgatgtcTTATCTTTGTCACTTGCTAAGTAATCTTCTGCGCTGTCTAACAGTTATTCGTAATTCATGTTTAAGTGTCAATACGAGGCATGATTTGAAGGTGGTTCGTCGAACTGTCATTTCAAACCGTTCTAAAGTTCAATGACGATTGACTTTAGAGCACGAAGGGGAAAAGAGagtcaataaaaattataattttctcaacTAAACGAATAAGATTACGTTTCTTTATCCTTAAAAAGACTTTTTTGTAGGGGTGAAATACCAATAtcatttaattttgtatagacctagacgaaacaaacaaacagccgTATGTACCCAGCTGCGCATAAATTAGGATGCATCCTCGGGCCGCGGATATCGAGGTCACGTGACCCAATCAGTATGCaagggggagggagaagaagaCAGTGTCCCCTGTCATCCCGGGCCGAGAGGAGCTGCCTCGGGCACATGGCGGCCGGGTTTTGCCGAAATTGCTTGAaatctcctctaaacagaaagcttttatttattcatgcatttatttattttctttataaataaaatgctAATTACGCAAGGCTTAATTGgttattatatttctcatttatacTGCTACTGGAAATAAAAGTGTATATTGGAACAGGTTTTTGCAAAAGAATCAAGTAATAAAAAGGTCACATATTGCAACCTGTTACTTTTGCGGCGTTAGAGTGTAAttaagatgaatatatatatatatatatatatatatatatatatatatatatataaatatatatatatatatatatatatatatatatatatatatatatatatatatatatatatctacaagtaTCGTATCGAACTCACTATAACTGAGAAGAACTTGCACCAAGAGGAATAAAAACTAATCAGTGCATCTGCCCCCGAGCCAGGATTCGAATCCTGGCTAACTGTCGAATAGAGACAGTCGACTTCTCTCAAGAAGGAGATATAAGTTGATGTCGGGTGAACATATTCTCGTCGAATTTCAGGTCTTGCGGCTAGAATCGACATCAACCTGTCTCCACCATGACAGCCGATTGACATAATACGTGACATTtggcaaattatttatttttgccaacTGTACgcgtttaacttttatgtcaaccaagtataagtgacaaaaatatgtgtctgtatattttatattcatatgcaCACGAAATATGTAAATGCATGCTTATACTGAAGTTTTGAAACTTGTTTATTACGTTGGGATTGTTTCTTAACTACGAATCAGTGGTGTTCGTGTATACATCTTCAGTTTAATCAGCCAACGGGTCAGTCGGCATTTGTATCTGAAAATACTGATGTGTTCGTTCTtagtaaaatattcattattattattattttattattattattattattattattattattattattattatataggtagTAAGACCCTCTTTCTAAAATGTAGTGTTGAATGTTATTGCATCCGTTGCATTCAGTTTATACAGAGTTTtcatttctaataactgatttcaTCAGGGTTACTGCATTCTGCTAGTAACTTGCCGATGTTTGTCCTTTTCGGAGAGGAAATCAGTTGCAAATAAGggtgtaattttaatttattattgggaaagtaaatcctccgtttaattttgttatttaaaatatataaatcagaaagctttcgatgaccgtgcaggtcatcgaaagctttccgCTGTATGATTTACTTGCCCATTTTATTGACATGTGACTATGAGTTtctgtgtattattatttttgtgtttacttttatgtgtttttgtttattgtatatttcatttctattttattatattttagttttacccaTTTCTATTTATGATGTTCAtggtttttatctattttatttctgaCGAATACACCAGAATTCAGCTACCATTGGCGTTAATGGAGTGTATTCGTCAGAAATAGAATTACGGCCTGATTTGCAACTGTTTTCCTCTTTGAAAATGATAAACATCTGTGAATACCGGCAGAATGCAGTAACCCCGAAAAttcaactattattttttttttttttttttttttttttttttgttttttttttttttttttttttttttttttttttttttttttgctctatcacagtcctccaattcgactgggtggtatttatagtgtggggttccgggttgcatcctgcctccttaggagtccatcacttttcttactatgtgtgccgtttctaggatcacactcttctacatgagtcctggagctacttcagctctagtttttctagattccttttcagagatcttgggatcgtgcctagtgctcctagattatagggtacgatttccactggcatatcccatatccttcttatttctattttcagatcgtgatacttatccattttttccttctctttctcttcaactctggtgtcccatggtattgcgacatcaatttattattattaatatattattattattattattatattattattattattattattattattattattaccataaaaaCACAGCATGAACCAAGACaaaaaaaagatcatataaaAAACCTGGCTCTTAGTCGATACGAGGGAGAAGTTCGAGGCCATGTCCACCCATGTACTGAAGCCCAGTTTGTTAAAGTTTCGTATCCAGAATGCGAGCGCATTTACGCcaaacaacccccaccccccggccGTGTCTAGCACCTACAGTAATTTGTCGTAGTGCAGACGTTCATTTGGGAGCAAATTGGATTAGGGAGGTATGTGGAACCCGAGGGGGAACTTGTACTATTTACTATACTGTGGCCATGAGGAGGTtccggagatagagagagaggggataaatACGGAAAATATTGTTTACTGAAATTTATTCTTCCTATCATCAATTATTTGaacaggatttatatatatatatatatatatatatatatatatatatatatatatatatatatatatatatatatatatttgtatatacacatctatatggATAGTCTGAAAAGCATTTAGAAATATCCAAATCGGAGTGAGAAAGAGACAAAGTTGTAGACAAAATAAATATGTGAAATATATCTGTTTACCTACATTTATACTccgtacaacacacacacacacattaatatatataaatatatatatatatatatatatatatatatatatatatatatatatatatatattatatatatatatctatataatatatatatatgtagtatatatgtattatatacatacatacatacacacacgtcagGCATAGCGCCATCATCATAACATGATTCTTGCCAGTATAACAATACATATCGTAATAGATCTATGATGCCACTTTGCAATGTGACTGAAATTGCATACGAAATTGAGAAGGTAGATCTAGGAGACGATATGTATTAATTTACTGACAAGAATCATGTTACGATAATGGCGCTATCTCTAAAAAGGTTGTCGATTTGAGAATATATATCTTGAAGGAGAATATTGGAATTCAGATGACAATACCCGAAGGGAAATTATGGAGTTTCCATATATTAATGAGATAATGACGAAAGGGAGCTGCAGATGGCTTGGACGTGTCCTTTGCATAACCGTTCATGGATAGCGCATGATAGCGTCAGCTGGGCTCCTGCTGGCGCCAGATGAGTAGGAAGACCCAGAACTAACAGGATGAGAACCGAGACGGGACACTGGAGATGACTGGAGACTTGTGGAAGTTAAAGCACAGTAAAGACATGAGTAGAAGAATTTTTCATAGGCCCTTTGCACCACACCATTAGAGATATttatactgtatactatatatattgtgtgtgtgtgaatacacacacacacacacacacatatatatatatatatattatatatatatatatatatatgatatatatatatatatatagagagagagagagagataagagagagagagagagagttatacatgcatgtatagtttatatatattctgcttGGGTCATGAGAATTGCAGCAtattatgtacaaaagaaaaaaaagcatagaaaaaataaaaagtactttgATCTGTTTGAATGCGTGAgactgtgggtgtttgtgtagTGCGGAAGAGAAGAACTATATGATAATTTACTATGCAACAAAGCTTGATGTTTTGTCACTTAGTGAAATGAACGTGGAAGGACAAAGAATGAATGTTTTGTGATTAGCTAAAAGATGTAGAGCTGGGAAAGATTCTTAGGAGAGATGGAAGAGTTCAAGAACCGTGTGTTTTATATGGACCAAAATTGGAAGTGAATCCTTAAGGCTGCGttgacaccaagcgaatcgaatcgattcaattcatgaaaaatCAACGTGATTCATGACTCGCCTTGATTCGTCACACTAATTTCCATGTAACCGCTTTTCGATTCAATTCACGAAGAATCAGCACGATTTATGACTAGACTTTGATTCGCCACACTAATTTCAATGTAACCGCTTATCGATTCAATTCGTGATGAAACAACACGATTCATGACTCGCCTTGATTCGCCAAACAAATTTCAATTATAACTTTTTACAATACGCGGATCGGCATGATTTGAATTGACTCGATTCGCTGGATGTAaacggttacattgaaattagtttggcgaatcaagacgaatcatgaatcgtgttgattcttcatgaattgaatcgattcctGGTGTAAACCCAGCCTTAGGGAGAATCTGAATCAGTGCCCTGTTGGGTTTGGAGGAAGTGAAAGTAGTGCCaggtgatttaaatgcaaaggTGAATAACAAAGAAATGGTGCTGTCGGTAGGTGTTAGTTCCTGTAGTAAATAAGGTTGATTAGAATCCCTCGGATATGGTTTTAGAAAATTTCTCAGTAGTTGGAATTGCTTgatttcttctaaaaaaaaaaatcaaaatcacatTAAGGGAAAATGAAACGGCAGACAGATTTTGACATTACATGTTTGTGCATCTAAAGTAGAAGAAGTGGAAGTTGCAGGTTTATTGGTGAGAGAGAACTGGCTGGAGGTGTATGCGCTCAATGACTGATTGAAGTGAGAGTTACAGTAAATATAAGTTCAGGTATTAGAGGCTGTAAATATAATTCATACACCGGAGAGGGATGGAAAGGTAGTGATAAGAGCTAATAAGAAGACAATAAGAGAAATATTGACCAATACGAAAGACTTTGGAAAAGGAGTAATAAGGAGAATATGTTTCTGAAATTTCCTTTTTGGTGTCatagggttgttgttgttgaagattaagctggcctcatgccagcacgggctcttgctcatagagcagcccgtaggtcatttgattACTTTGTAGATGAATGGTGAGAATTAAGAATATGAATGTGGCCATTATTACGATTATATGGACGTGAAAGTAAAATGATGGATAGGAGTGAGTACTGGCGAGTCAGGGATATCCAGTAAGGAAAATCGAAGTAATTGACGtcggaaaaaaactgaaaaaattgtaaaatctaAGGATTTGGCATACCGTTTTTCATTTACTCGAAGATAGAACAAAAAACTTCGATCGGTAGTGGTAGAGAACGatgaaggaaaaacgaaaatGTAAAGTTTTAGAAACAGCAAAACAGGTAAttaacagcttaagcggtagttagagtgacagctGAAAAATTTCGGTCgttaggcggccgaaaaacggaggagAAAGGAAGGTATTTAGTAGTAGAAAAAGGAGGTAATTACCAACTAATTAGTGAACAATTACTTTGTATGGGAAAAACGATACTCTCTTCCGATGAGGTGGTCTGGAAGGTCGATCTCGTAGTTCATGACGTCAGTGCAGAGTTCTTCTGCTAGCGTTTTTGAAAAGCTTTTTCTAGCTTCTGTAATTGCCATGTTCAGGAGGTATTTAAGCTCCTCGACGGTGAGAAGAACCTTTGAGAGATATTTATCAGTAACTTTTAGTTTGGTCTGAGTCGATCCATTCAGAAATACTGCAGACAGTTTCCCTGTTTGAGTTTCTTGTTCTCTATGGGCTGGTGGTGGTTCTGTCTGGGTGTGGGTTCCTGCTTCGACGCGCAAAACGGGAACAACTGGCGGTGTAGGGGTTGGGAAGGAGGAAAAATCTCAGAggttggaggaggttggggagcTGTAATGTGGTGCTGAGGAGAAAGTGGGTGATTAGGAATATGGTGCCGCGGTTGAGGAGGTTGGGAAAAGGAAGGTTGAGGGGGTCTGTGGTGCAGGAGGCAGATTCGTCCTTGGGTCGAATCTGAGGTTGATTGGAGGTCTCCTGGGCGGCGATGGTTATCGCTCTCGAGGTCTTGCAGGTGCAGGAGGGGTGCCCTAAATGTTCCAAATCTTGTCAAGTCTGGCAGGACAACCCTTGAACCAAGCATGAGGTTTCTGCTTACAGTTGGGtcatcgggcaacagtgtggaCTTTTGCCTTGTATTTCTTTAGGCACTCTTCTGTCTCGTGCCCTCTGGCTGCATATCCCGCAGATGTGGTCGGACGTGCATTCGTTGTTATGATGCCCAAAGGCTGACCCTGGACGGTATTATTCTTTTAAAGGTGGCTTCTATCTTCAGAGTTTCTTCTCATGAATTCTGGGATTTTACAGATCATCCCCTTGTCAATTCTTTTTCCGCAGGATCGGGTAGTAATCACGAGCTGTCGTTTTTCAGGAGTTCAGCCGATTTCTAATCCCGCGGAGTGATTGTAAATTCTCCCTTCAGGTTCGGTCTGGCTGTGAGATTTGCTCCGGGTACTTCCTTTCGAGGGCCAGCACTGCTGCACACGGTTCAACAATTGTAACACATTTAAATTTACAGTAGTTTAAGCATGAAGATTTTATTCACGTATAAAATTTGATTTTGAATGAATTGTTTCATCTTGTTTTACGATACCTTTCTCGGACTtgttcatctcttggtgttttacaaATTGGTATTTCTTTTAGTGTAGAATGCTCAGCTGATTATAATACTCAAACTTTAGAAAGATGGAAACTTCATGACCAGTGGACACTAGAACACAGCTTAAGGTATTGtgataaaattaaaatctaaTCTGTGATTTTAGAATTGTCACCCACGGTTCTGCTTTGCTGTCAATTTCGACTTGGTGTTTCAAAATTATCGAAGTTATTTCAGGTCAACGTCCGGGAAATGATAAGAGTATTAGCATTGACACACACAGCTACGTTGagtgtgttttagtatttattgttccATAGCATTCGAATTTACAGATTGTGTCGCTTTCTTTAATAACCATGCACTAATAAAGTAATGTACCTTGCCTACAATTCCGTCTCACTCTTCCTTTGTGATAATGACCTCCCATTTTCCAGATTACGCGTCGTGCCGGGGACATACGTTGTGCTGCCGTGTGACCCCACGATCACAGCTCGTCCAGTCTTGATGGAAGATTACTTCGACCACATCGAAAAGCAAGAGGTCTTCCCTGATGACAGCCTCATCGACACACGTCCACTCCATTCGCACGGGGTGAAAGAAGTCATCGCCTTACACAGCAAGAAGTCACGcccacaaaagaagaagaagaaaaagaccccACAGGAGAAAGACCTCCCCCACCAGAAGTTGACCTCTAAAGTCGACACTCAAACCACCAAAGAGGCCGTCGATGCGCCAAAGGATCTCCAGCAGCAGCTGAAGGATTTGCAAGAGAAAGAGAACCTCCTGAAAGGGTCCGTTTGGTCGGTCAGTGTGCAACAGCAACCGAAACAGAGGAAGGAGCAGCAGGAGCAGCTACAGATCAAGCAACATCTGGAAGAGATACAGCTGCATTTGCAGAAACAGTCAGAGGAGATCAAACAGAAACTTGAGGAAGAAATTAAGAAGAGGAAGCTGAAAGGCAAAGCTGCAGAAATGTTCAAGGAAAAGTATGGGACGGGGCTACATCTGCAGCAGAACAGCTTACAGAAACATCCAGTAGACAAGAAGAAAAGTGAGAGTGAAATAAGGTCACAAATGGAAAAGAACGAAATCCCAGCCAGAAGGAAGAGAGATTCCTACCCAAAGAAAAACTCTGTTGCTCAAGTGAACAGTCACAATAAAATCCCGAAACATCAGAAACCTCCGGACTCCAAACTTCTTCAGgccattataaaaaagaaaattgatccTCTGGGGTTATACACTAACAATTACAACAAGTTATTGCACCATCACAACAAAGAGAATGAGAATGATGGTTATCAATTGTCTATGCAAGAATTCCCAGCCACCAAAGCATCAACTGGGGCAATCACATCAGTGCCAAAATTTAGTCAAGTTCTACCACTCAAGACCAAAGCTAGTCAGGTATCACCTTGAGTGTAGTATTAAGTAGCTAccccagtcacacacacacacacacacacacacacacacacacacacacacacacatatatatatatatatatatatatatatatatatatatatatatatatatatgtatatatatatatatattatatatatatatagtagtatatatatatgtatatatatgtatgtatatatatatatatatatatatatatatatatatatatatatatatatatatatatatatatatatatatatatatatataatattagttaatGAGAGTAAATATAGTGCTTAATACATAGTTGTTCATAGTgaataactataattatatattaagatatatatattatatatatatatatatatatatatatttctatatatatatctatattctatatatatatatataactatttaatatatataaatttaaattgaaaaattttaattgttacatgatatatatattatatttatttatttgaatcatGTATATTCATACAATATCTTTATTTAGTTGGTTAAAAGGCTTTTCCTTAAATATAATCTATGGTTTTGCTCTGCTATACAATAATTTAACAACAGTGGTTTCTTTACATACTGAGGGGATGTTGATTAACAATtagttaatttctttattaatattttgaatacTTCCCGTTAATTTTCCgcctaaaaataaattacaaaaaggaACGCAACATGCACGAGACTGTAAGTGAATGAAATGCAACTCATGAGAGCATTTGATAAATATCTGTAGAGACGAACCAGCTACTAATTTCTTTTGTTCTGTCGTTTATAATTTTAGACGAGCAATAATTTCTCCTGTTCTGTCGTTTATAATTTCGGGTGAGCTGCAAGCACTgcagtatatttataatttctctTGTTCTGTCGTTTATAATTTCGGGCGAGC
It includes:
- the LOC135212328 gene encoding uncharacterized protein DDB_G0290301-like produces the protein MSGLARCLCIQLFTSFRPSSGMRCDSRLLSSFITGALTATTVTLFLLRVVPGTYVVLPCDPTITARPVLMEDYFDHIEKQEVFPDDSLIDTRPLHSHGVKEVIALHSKKSRPQKKKKKKTPQEKDLPHQKLTSKVDTQTTKEAVDAPKDLQQQLKDLQEKENLLKGSVWSVSVQQQPKQRKEQQEQLQIKQHLEEIQLHLQKQSEEIKQKLEEEIKKRKLKGKAAEMFKEKYGTGLHLQQNSLQKHPVDKKKSESEIRSQMEKNEIPARRKRDSYPKKNSVAQVNSHNKIPKHQKPPDSKLLQAIIKKKIDPLGLYTNNYNKLLHHHNKENENDGYQLSMQEFPATKASTGAITSVPKFSQVLPLKTKASQVSP